The genomic interval ATGGATTCTTGGTTAGGTTTGATCCGCCGAAGGCTGCGGCTTGGGATTCCCCTTGGCTCCTCCTCTgtttggtctctctttctcttgccagATCCTGGAATCACTGCATCCTGGGATTGAGAAAGATCTTGCTGGGAGTTTCTGAGCCTCCAGGCCCTTTCCTAGTTTCATGGCCTCAGCCCTCacctcacctcctccttccttGGCCTCTCTGCAgaatcttcttcctcttccttgagGGATACAGTCTTCTGTTGGAGCCGTTTTTGAAGTGGGGGTGAATCCACAGTAGCCAAAGGCCTCTTGCGGCTCTGAGAGGGCTTAGGCTGGGGCTCTAGGATAAACTCAGATCTGCCTGCTGCCTCTCCCTTTTGCATCCGGGTAGCATGAATGCGGGCCTCAGGAAGCTGGGCAAGAGCAGAATCGGTAATAGTCCTAAGAGACTCAATTGCTCTCACTGCTCCTCGTCTCTGGTTCTTTGAGGGTCGAGAGTTAGGTTTAGTGGGTGCAGAGTAAGGCTCACAGACAATGGGAACTGTGAAGGACCCATGCTTCCTAGTGGCCCTCATGCTTCTGCTGCAGTTGGCTTGAGGGATTGGCTCAGGAGGAATAGGCTGGTCTGTGGGGACAGGAGATTGGGATTCAGGGGTGGTCAGAACTGGAACAGCACTTATTGTAGACTTCAGTGTCTTACCCTGACCACCCTCAGCTATAGCCTTAGGGGTAATCAGCTGATCTATGGGGTTGAGAGATTCAAGGTCAGAGGCCGTGGATTCAATTGGTTGGGGGATTTTGACAGAGGACCTATCTATCCTTCCCGGAGTGGCCCAAGATGTGGGCTCAGGGGTGACAGGCTGGTTTGTGGAGATGGAAGGCTGTAAATCTGTGGGGACAATTGGCTCAGGGGTCTTGACAGATGACCTTTGTGTCCTACCCCGAGTGGCCCGAGATGTGAGTTTGGGAGTAGCAGGCTTGTCTGTGGGGGTGGAAGCCTGGAGCTCAGGGACGGTGGGGACAACAGGTTTGGGGGTCTTGCTAGAAGATCTAGGTATCCTACCCTGAGATGTACATTTGGGGGTGACAGGCTGGCCTTTGGGAGTGGTAGGCTGAAGCTCAGGGGTTGTGAGGACAGTTGGTTCAGGGGTCTTGACAGAAGACCTGGATGTCCTACCCTTAGATGTGGGTTTGGGGGTGATAGACTGGTCTGGGGGGATGAGAGACTGGACTTCAGGAGCTGTTGGGACAACTGGCTCAGGAATCTTGACAGAAGACCTATGTGTCCTGCTGTGAGTGGCCCCAGCTGTAGGCTCAGTAATGAGAGACTGATCTTTGGAAGTTGTAGGCTGGAGGTCAGGGGCTGTGGGGACAGTTGGTTCAGGGGTCTTGACAGAGAACCCACGTGTCCTGCCACGAGTGACTCGAGATGTGGGCTCAGGGGTGACAGGCTGGTCTTTGGAAGTAGAAGGCTGGAACTCGGGGGCTGTGGGGACAATTGCTTTGGGAATCTTGATAGAAGACCTATGTGCCCTGACCTGAGTAGCCCCAGATATAGACTCAGTGATGACAAACTGGTCTTTGGAGGTGGAAGGCTGGAGCTGAGAGGCTGTGAAAACAACTGGTTGAGGGGTCTTGACAAATTTACATGTCCAGCCCTGAGATATGAGCTCAGGATTGACAGACTGATCTTTGGAGGTAGAAGGCTGAATTTCAGGGGCTGTAGGGATAACTAGTTCAGGGGTCTTGACAGAGAACCTTTGTGTCCTACCCCGAGTGATCCGCGATGTGCACTCAGGGGTGACAGGCTGGTCTTTGGAGGTGGAAGGCTGCAGCTCAGAGGCTGTGGGGACAACAGGTTCAGGGGTCCTGACAGAGGACCTACGTGTCCTGCCCCGAGTGACCTGAGATGTGGGATCAGCACTGAGGGATTGGTCTGTGGGAATGGCAGTGTGAGGTTCAAGGGCTATAGAAGAAACTGGAGAGGGTGTCTTCCTGGAGGACCCTCGGAGCCTGACTTTGGGTTTTGGCAAGGGAGTGTCTGGAACTTTCTGATTTCTGTTTTGCCTGGTCCTGGGAACGGGCtctaaagaagatgaagaagaacagaAGGGGTGAGGCACAGGATGTTTTTGACTCTGAGAGAGGAGGGGGTTTTGGTGTGGGGCTGAGGTTTCAGGCACTGCAGGAGGCTGACAAGCATCTGTGGATTCTTGATCGCCCTGAGGAGAAATAgaagcaagtgagggaggaagaggtagagagaagagagacagtaCTTGAACACTGTTCTTGATACTTGTTTATGGTTAGACTGTGTTCCTGGCATTTCACTTGTCTATGACCTCTCTTCCGTGACAAGGGAACTTTCCGGGGAGAAAGTTCCGACACTGGGAACTTCATGGGGAAGGAGCAATCCTCATTCCCACAGACCCCTCCTCATGCTAGAATAGTGTTCTGCATAGGTGGATGATGGCAATAAGAGGATGGTTGGAAAAAAGAGGgataagacacacacaaaaatgaacattCTGAGTCAGGTACGGGGAGATAGAACTTGAAAAACAGATATAGAAAATGACAggtgccagggcgcctgggtggctcagttggttaagtgtctgactttggctcatgatctcacagtttgtgagttcgagccatgcgttgggctctgtgctgacaagtcaagAGTccagtctccttcagattctgtgtctcctcttctcgctggccttcccatgctcatgctctatctctctctgtctctcaataataaaaacgtaaaaaactattaatttaggggcacctgggtggctcagtcggttaagcatccggcttcagctcaggtcatgatctcacagtttgtgggttcaagccctgcgttgggctctgtgctgacagctggctcagagctcagagcctgcttcagattctgtatctccctctctctctgaccctcccctgctcacgctgtctctcaaaaataaaaattaaaaaaaattttaatttaaaaaaacgcaaataaaaaagttgaaaaaaaaataaaagaaaatgacaggtgccaagggaaagggacagaagcCAAACTAAGGAGTGGTGACAACAGAATAAAGCTGGGTAAAGAAAAGAGTAGATCAGAGCAAGGTCCAGGGAAGAAGCATCGGAATAGGAGGCAGAAATAGCAGCTCTCACCCCAGAGGCCTTCTCAGCAGGTGGCATCTCAAAAGTCAAGTGGCCTAGACAGAAAGTATAAACAAGTACAGCTGAGGTCTAAGCAGTCAGTCACTTGGGGGTTGATTAGTACAAAGGCTAACCTGGGGTTCCCCTCTGGCTTCACTTACCTCTTTGCTGCCTCCTGGGGCTCACTGGGACTCCCTCTTCTCCACCTGACTGTCTCCCAGAAGCTACTGGGGCTGAAGCAAGTCCCTGATGATCACCTGTCCCTGTTCCAAGCTCTAGTGTTGGACTGGAGGCTTGCCCTTCCTGGGCCTCGCTCCCTTTCTCAGTCTCCCCTCCCTGTGAGCCTCTCTCCAGTATTCCTTCTGGTACCTCAACTCCTAACCCATTTGGCTCATCCTTTCTCTCTAGTACtagtttctctgtttctttctcaagtaTTTCTCTTGCAAGAgtctgcttttctatttctttctcttgtatttCCCTCGGTATCTCAATTTCTATGTTCAAACTTTCCATATTCCTTTTAATACTTGCACTTTTCATCTTTTGGTCAGACTCCTGTCCTTGAGTATCTCTAGCTAACACCTGTATCCCTCTGGTTAACTCTTCTCCTATCCCATCTTCTTGTTCGGCTGGCAGGTTCTCGGTTTCCCTGTCCAATGGTCCTCTCTCGGGGGCCACTCCCTCTGCTGCTTCTCTTGGTGTCCCCATGGCTTTCATCCCTCTGTCCTGAATCCTCAATGGCTCTATGTGAACTGGGCTCTCTGGATGTTGGGCCTGTGGTATTGTCCAAGGTGTAGAGAGGCAAGATCCATGGGCATCAAGATGGGCAACAATGAGCTTGGGCTCAGAGGCCTCAGACTCTCTCAGACAGAATGGCTGTGTTGCCAAGACTTCCCACGGGTCATCCAAAGTACCTAAAGgtagagagtcagagagagtaaGATACAGATAATAAGGTTGAGAAAAGGTTGAGATAAATCCATGAATAATAAACCTAAGCAGATTATTAAAGGAAAGTTGGGAATAAGGAGGATAGCTATAACATTTAGTGTTTGTCTAAAAAATAAGACCCCACACAGGTACATATATTCtcacaagggtgcctgggtgtctcagtttgttaagcatccaactgtggctcagatcatgatcttgtggttcatgagcttgagccccatatcaggctctctgctgtcagcacagagcctgcttcagatcctttgtcctcctctctcactgctcctc from Suricata suricatta isolate VVHF042 chromosome 7, meerkat_22Aug2017_6uvM2_HiC, whole genome shotgun sequence carries:
- the MDC1 gene encoding mediator of DNA damage checkpoint protein 1 isoform X3, whose translation is MEDTQAINWEVEEEEETEIPSESLGCSMEPVGRLHIFSSAHGPEKDFPLYLGKNMVGRMPDCSVTLPFSSISKQHAVIEILAWDKAPVLQDCGSLNGTQVLRPPKVLRPGVSHRLRDQELILFADLPCQYHRVNVPLPFVARGPLTIEETPRVQGGTQPQGLLLAEDSEEEVDSPLERCVVKESRTSPLAAVVPESDEEGPSPAPDGPGPPFAFNLDSDTDEEESQYPASGEASSTSRKGSTAETEQSTAVATETQPEKDQCLVKERNNDSEVERDARKGAVPLGVILERNQPAGEESDTDVDDESRPPGGPAVVRLERAQPSDFIDSDTDVEEEGIPATPAVVPMEKRQIFHGVSTKSLQAPALVYLQESPTGSGTDVGGGEIQLAVSLERSGASVVIDSNTDDEEEVLAALALARLKESHATTWDRDTDLEEDRAQPVALLAQSQTSAGRDSNIDMEEEGLPMKKRGTVSKGQTDKAHSEKRQPPLRNSDLGVDEDKSSLGVHLERSQASAIVDINIEVEEEVPPESAVILVEKHQVPVVWTDQTDVKVEEGQAKLPVMHLEEAQPSSGDSETVAREGISLVASVVAGIKKSQVPTEEDAGTDRAAAVLECKRDLEVRAQGGSLGSQVEQDLLPVLRENISDLVVKSTSGESSQPQREGVETSIEGEREPHMDRTRDSRDSHGDSEDMDLQATQCFVERENQSLEGTLDDPWEVLATQPFCLRESEASEPKLIVAHLDAHGSCLSTPWTIPQAQHPESPVHIEPLRIQDRGMKAMGTPREAAEGVAPERGPLDRETENLPAEQEDGIGEELTRGIQVLARDTQGQESDQKMKSASIKRNMESLNIEIEIPREIQEKEIEKQTLAREILEKETEKLVLERKDEPNGLGVEVPEGILERGSQGGETEKGSEAQEGQASSPTLELGTGTGDHQGLASAPVASGRQSGGEEGVPVSPRRQQRGHLTFEMPPAEKASGGDQESTDACQPPAVPETSAPHQNPLLSQSQKHPVPHPFCSSSSSLEPVPRTRQNRNQKVPDTPLPKPKVRLRGSSRKTPSPVSSIALEPHTAIPTDQSLSADPTSQVTRGRTRRSSVRTPEPVVPTASELQPSTSKDQPVTPECTSRITRGRTQRFSVKTPELVIPTAPEIQPSTSKDQSVNPELISQGWTCKFVKTPQPVVFTASQLQPSTSKDQFVITESISGATQVRAHRSSIKIPKAIVPTAPEFQPSTSKDQPVTPEPTSRVTRGRTRGFSVKTPEPTVPTAPDLQPTTSKDQSLITEPTAGATHSRTHRSSVKIPEPVVPTAPEVQSLIPPDQSITPKPTSKGRTSRSSVKTPEPTVLTTPELQPTTPKGQPVTPKCTSQGRIPRSSSKTPKPVVPTVPELQASTPTDKPATPKLTSRATRGRTQRSSVKTPEPIVPTDLQPSISTNQPVTPEPTSWATPGRIDRSSVKIPQPIESTASDLESLNPIDQLITPKAIAEGGQGKTLKSTISAVPVLTTPESQSPVPTDQPIPPEPIPQANCSRSMRATRKHGSFTVPIVCEPYSAPTKPNSRPSKNQRRGAVRAIESLRTITDSALAQLPEARIHATRMQKGEAAGRSEFILEPQPKPSQSRKRPLATVDSPPLQKRLQQKTVSLKEEEEDSAERPRKEEDAVIPGSGKRKRDQTEEEPRGIPSRSLRRIKPNQESIAPKVGEKGHGAWWETDTEGWEET
- the MDC1 gene encoding mediator of DNA damage checkpoint protein 1 isoform X1, which produces MEDTQAINWEVEEEEETEIPSESLGCSMEPVGRLHIFSSAHGPEKDFPLYLGKNMVGRMPDCSVTLPFSSISKQHAVIEILAWDKAPVLQDCGSLNGTQVLRPPKVLRPGVSHRLRDQELILFADLPCQYHRVNVPLPFVARGPLTIEETPRVQGGTQPQGLLLAEDSEEEVDSPLERCVVKESRTSPLAAVVPESDEEGPSPAPDGPGPPFAFNLDSDTDEEESQYPASGEASSTSRKGSTAETEQSTAVATETQPEKDQCLVKERNNDSEVERDARKGAVPLGVILERNQPAGEESDTDVDDESRPPGGPAVVRLERAQPSDFIDSDTDVEEEGIPATPAVVPMEKRQIFHGVSTKSLQAPALVYLQESPTGSGTDVGGGEIQLAVSLERSGASVVIDSNTDDEEEVLAALALARLKESHATTWDRDTDLEEDRAQPVALLAQSQTSAGRDSNIDMEEEGLPMKKRGTVSKGQTDKAHSEKRQPPLRNSDLGVDEDKSSLGVHLERSQASAIVDINIEVEEEVPPESAVILVEKHQVPVVWTDQTDVKVEEGQAKLPVMHLEEAQPSSGDSETVAREGISLVASVVAGIKKSQVPTEEDAGTDRAAAVLECKRDLEVRAQGGSLGSQVEQDLLPVLRENISDLVVKSTSGESSQPQREGVETSIEGEREPHMDRTRDSRDSHGDSEDMDLQATQCFVERENQSLEGTLDDPWEVLATQPFCLRESEASEPKLIVAHLDAHGSCLSTPWTIPQAQHPESPVHIEPLRIQDRGMKAMGTPREAAEGVAPERGPLDRETENLPAEQEDGIGEELTRGIQVLARDTQGQESDQKMKSASIKRNMESLNIEIEIPREIQEKEIEKQTLAREILEKETEKLVLERKDEPNGLGVEVPEGILERGSQGGETEKGSEAQEGQASSPTLELGTGTGDHQGLASAPVASGRQSGGEEGVPVSPRRQQRGHLTFEMPPAEKASGGDQESTDACQPPAVPETSAPHQNPLLSQSQKHPVPHPFCSSSSSLEPVPRTRQNRNQKVPDTPLPKPKVRLRGSSRKTPSPVSSIALEPHTAIPTDQSLSADPTSQVTRGRTRRSSVRTPEPVVPTASELQPSTSKDQPVTPECTSRITRGRTQRFSVKTPELVIPTAPEIQPSTSKDQSVNPELISQGWTCKFVKTPQPVVFTASQLQPSTSKDQFVITESISGATQVRAHRSSIKIPKAIVPTAPEFQPSTSKDQPVTPEPTSRVTRGRTRGFSVKTPEPTVPTAPDLQPTTSKDQSLITEPTAGATHSRTHRSSVKIPEPVVPTAPEVQSLIPPDQSITPKPTSKGRTSRSSVKTPEPTVLTTPELQPTTPKGQPVTPKCTSQGRIPRSSSKTPKPVVPTVPELQASTPTDKPATPKLTSRATRGRTQRSSVKTPEPIVPTDLQPSISTNQPVTPEPTSWATPGRIDRSSVKIPQPIESTASDLESLNPIDQLITPKAIAEGGQGKTLKSTISAVPVLTTPESQSPVPTDQPIPPEPIPQANCSRSMRATRKHGSFTVPIVCEPYSAPTKPNSRPSKNQRRGAVRAIESLRTITDSALAQLPEARIHATRMQKGEAAGRSEFILEPQPKPSQSRKRPLATVDSPPLQKRLQQKTVSLKEEEEDSAERPRKEEDAVIPGSGKRKRDQTEEEPRGIPSRSLRRIKPNQESIAPKVLFTGVVDARGERAVLALGGSLANSVAEASYLVTDRVRRTVKFLCALGRGIPILSLDWLHQSRKAGCFLPPDEYVVTDPEQEKNFGFSLRDALSRARERRLLEGYEIYVTPGVQPPPPQMGEIISCCGGIVLSSMPRSYKPQRVVITCSQDFHRCSIPFRAGLPILSPEFLLTGVLKQEAKPEAFSLSTLEMSSL
- the MDC1 gene encoding mediator of DNA damage checkpoint protein 1 isoform X2 — protein: MEDTQAINWEVEEEEETEIPSESLGCSMEPVGRLHIFSSAHGPEKDFPLYLGKNMVGRMPDCSVTLPFSSISKQHAVIEILAWDKAPVLQDCGSLNGTQVLRPPKVLRPGVSHRLRDQELILFADLPCQYHRVNVPLPFVARGPLTIEETPRVQGGTQPQGLLLAEDSEEEVDSPLERCVVKESRTSPLAAVVPESDEEGPSPAPDGPGPPFAFNLDSDTDEEESQYPASGEASSTSRKGSTAETEQSTAVATETQPEKDQCLVKERNNDSEVERDARKGAVPLGVILERNQPAGEESDTDVDDESRPPGGPAVVRLERAQPSDFIDSDTDVEEEGIPATPAVVPMEKRQIFHGVSTKSLQAPALVYLQESPTGSGTDVGGGEIQLAVSLERSGASVVIDSNTDDEEEVLAALALARLKESHATTWDRDTDLEEDRAQPVALLAQSQTSAGRDSNIDMEEEGLPMKKRGTVSKGQTDKAHSEKRQPPLRNSDLGVDEDKSSLGVHLERSQASAIVDINIEVEEEVPPESAVILVEKHQVPVVWTDQTDVKVEEGQAKLPVMHLEEAQPSSGDSETVAREGISLVASVVAGIKKSQVPTEEDAGTDRAAAVLECKRDLEVRAQGGSLGSQVEQDLLPVLRENISDLVVKSTSGESSQPQREGVETSIEGEREPHMDRTRDSRDSHGDSEDMDLQATQCFVERENQSLEGTLDDPWEVLATQPFCLRESEASEPKLIVAHLDAHGSCLSTPWTIPQAQHPESPVHIEPLRIQDRGMKAMGTPREAAEGVAPERGPLDRETENLPAEQEDGIGEELTRGIQVLARDTQGQESDQKMKSASIKRNMESLNIEIEIPREIQEKEIEKQTLAREILEKETEKLVLERKDEPNGLGVEVPEGILERGSQGGETEKGSEAQEGQASSPTLELGTGTGDHQGLASAPVASGRQSGGEEGVPVSPRRQQRGHLTFEMPPAEKASGGDQESTDACQPPAVPETSAPHQNPLLSQSQKHPVPHPFCSSSSSLEPVPRTRQNRNQKVPDTPLPKPKVRLRGSSRKTPSPVSSIALEPHTAIPTDQSLSADPTSQVTRGRTRRSSVRTPEPVVPTASELQPSTSKDQPVTPECTSRITRGRTQRFSVKTPELVIPTAPEIQPSTSKDQSVNPELISQGWTCKFVKTPQPVVFTASQLQPSTSKDQFVITESISGATQVRAHRSSIKIPKAIVPTAPEFQPSTSKDQPVTPEPTSRVTRGRTRGFSVKTPEPTVPTAPDLQPTTSKDQSLITEPTAGATHSRTHRSSVKIPEPVVPTAPEVQSLIPPDQSITPKPTSKGRTSRSSVKTPEPTVLTTPELQPTTPKGQPVTPKCTSQGRIPRSSSKTPKPVVPTVPELQASTPTDKPATPKLTSRATRGRTQRSSVKTPEPIVPTDLQPSISTNQPVTPEPTSWATPGRIDRSSVKIPQPIESTASDLESLNPIDQLITPKAIAEGGQGKTLKSTISAVPVLTTPESQSPVPTDQPIPPEPIPQANCSRSMRATRKHGSFTVPIVCEPYSAPTKPNSRPSKNQRRGAVRAIESLRTITDSALAQLPEARIHATRMQKGEAAGRSEFILEPQPKPSQSRKRPLATVDSPPLQKRLQQKTVSLKEEEEDSAERPRKEEDAVIPGSGKRKRDQTEEEPRGIPSRSLRRIKPNQESIAPKSRKAGCFLPPDEYVVTDPEQEKNFGFSLRDALSRARERRLLEGYEIYVTPGVQPPPPQMGEIISCCGGIVLSSMPRSYKPQRVVITCSQDFHRCSIPFRAGLPILSPEFLLTGVLKQEAKPEAFSLSTLEMSSL